Proteins encoded within one genomic window of Microbacterium sp. LKL04:
- a CDS encoding DUF4383 domain-containing protein encodes MTSSPNRLVAVIFGAVYILVGLLGFTATGGVDFLATDGGLLLGIFMVNPLHNIAHLLIGAALLIGGLSNVRAAKGVNIVVGAAYLLLGIVGFFIEGSAANILALNAADHFLHLGSAIVLLGVGLAADKQVSTRAAV; translated from the coding sequence ATGACCAGCTCACCCAACCGCCTCGTCGCCGTCATCTTCGGCGCCGTCTACATCCTCGTCGGCCTGCTCGGCTTCACGGCCACGGGCGGCGTCGACTTCCTCGCCACCGATGGCGGGCTCCTGCTCGGCATCTTCATGGTGAACCCGCTGCACAACATCGCGCACCTCCTGATCGGTGCAGCGCTGCTGATCGGCGGTCTGTCCAACGTCCGCGCCGCGAAGGGCGTGAACATCGTCGTCGGTGCGGCCTACCTGCTGCTCGGCATCGTCGGCTTCTTCATCGAGGGCAGTGCCGCCAACATCCTGGCGCTGAACGCCGCCGACCACTTCCTGCACCTGGGTAGCGCGATCGTGCTGCTGGGCGTCGGTCTCGCCGCCGACAAGCAGGTCTCCACTCGCGCGGCTGTCTGA
- a CDS encoding DUF2264 domain-containing protein, translated as MVAEEWSRADWLAHADTLLDAARRHASPGGGRIHFPGAEGGYGHDVDGLEGFARTLLLAGFRIAGERGVGVDDLISFVRRGVAAGVDPGAPDRWVRPDEHGQAKVEAASIALVLDLTRPWVWDALDAVTQQRAIDWFAPVVGDDAYPRTNWVWFRIVVETFLRSVGGPWSAADIEADLACHDSFVREDGWLSDGEERSYDHYVGWALHVYPVLWSRMSGAAELAGGRTAGDVARLDRFLDDALALVGGDGSPLIQGRSLIYRFAAAAVFWVGVIAEVPSHSAGRLRHAAELIVRHFADRGAPDADGVLTMGWHGEWRTLAQSYSGPGSPYWAVKGLLGVLLPADHPVWTTPTEPLPVETGDVLRAVASPGWIVSGTAADGIVRVINHGTDHSGLGVVSTDSPLYARIGYSTATAPLLDTQAWLEPLEQSVTLTDADGRSTHRSGMRLLGTRVDAGIGVASATWDAQWIAPAPTAHAHGSGFTGEARPAGRIRVDSLVRGGVEVRIVRTDGVAADAVELRVGGWAIAGGDPVSRVSGAVAEASAHGVTSGIRSLTGGTADAVRRQDASPLGASAVVPVVDLEPRGEAIVVLDLRGAGAPVRTEAVVERDGDTVSITWPDGHRSRTQLPSA; from the coding sequence ATGGTCGCCGAGGAGTGGTCGCGAGCCGACTGGCTCGCCCACGCCGACACGCTGCTCGACGCCGCGCGGCGCCACGCCTCACCGGGCGGCGGACGTATCCACTTCCCGGGAGCCGAGGGCGGCTACGGACACGACGTCGACGGTCTCGAAGGGTTCGCTCGCACGCTGCTGCTGGCGGGGTTCCGCATCGCGGGGGAGCGCGGCGTCGGCGTCGACGACCTGATCTCGTTCGTGCGCCGCGGGGTCGCGGCGGGCGTTGACCCCGGAGCGCCCGATCGGTGGGTGCGACCGGACGAGCACGGGCAGGCGAAGGTCGAAGCGGCATCCATCGCCCTCGTCCTCGACCTCACGCGGCCCTGGGTCTGGGACGCGCTCGACGCCGTCACGCAGCAGCGCGCGATCGACTGGTTCGCGCCCGTCGTGGGCGACGACGCGTACCCGCGCACGAACTGGGTCTGGTTCCGCATCGTCGTCGAGACCTTCCTGCGCTCGGTGGGCGGCCCGTGGTCCGCGGCCGACATCGAGGCGGATCTCGCGTGCCATGACTCGTTCGTCCGCGAAGACGGCTGGCTGTCCGACGGCGAGGAGCGCTCGTACGACCACTACGTCGGCTGGGCGCTGCACGTGTACCCCGTCCTGTGGTCGCGGATGTCGGGGGCCGCCGAGCTCGCCGGCGGTCGGACGGCGGGGGACGTCGCCCGCCTGGATCGCTTCCTCGACGATGCGCTCGCCCTCGTGGGCGGCGACGGCTCGCCCCTGATCCAGGGCAGGAGCCTCATCTACCGGTTCGCCGCCGCCGCGGTGTTCTGGGTCGGCGTCATCGCCGAGGTGCCGTCGCACTCGGCAGGCCGCCTGCGGCACGCGGCGGAGCTCATCGTCCGCCACTTCGCCGACCGGGGTGCTCCCGACGCCGATGGCGTCCTGACGATGGGATGGCACGGCGAGTGGCGCACCCTGGCGCAGTCCTACTCCGGGCCGGGGTCGCCGTACTGGGCGGTCAAGGGGCTCCTCGGTGTCCTGCTGCCCGCGGATCATCCGGTCTGGACGACGCCCACCGAGCCGCTCCCCGTCGAGACGGGCGACGTCCTGCGCGCCGTGGCCTCGCCCGGGTGGATCGTCTCGGGCACCGCGGCCGACGGCATCGTCCGGGTCATCAATCACGGCACGGATCACTCCGGCCTGGGCGTGGTGTCGACGGACTCGCCGCTCTACGCGCGCATCGGCTACTCCACCGCGACCGCGCCCCTGCTGGACACGCAGGCGTGGCTCGAGCCCCTCGAGCAGTCGGTGACGCTGACGGATGCCGACGGCCGCAGCACCCACCGGAGCGGGATGCGGCTGCTCGGCACGCGCGTCGATGCCGGGATCGGCGTGGCGTCGGCGACGTGGGACGCCCAGTGGATCGCGCCGGCCCCGACGGCCCACGCGCATGGATCGGGGTTCACCGGAGAGGCGCGTCCCGCCGGTCGCATCCGGGTGGATTCGCTCGTCCGCGGCGGTGTCGAGGTGCGAATCGTGCGGACGGACGGCGTCGCGGCCGACGCGGTGGAGCTCCGCGTCGGCGGATGGGCCATCGCGGGCGGCGACCCGGTGTCGCGCGTGAGCGGCGCGGTCGCCGAGGCGTCCGCGCACGGGGTGACCAGCGGCATCCGCTCCCTGACCGGCGGAACCGCCGACGCGGTGCGCAGACAGGATGCCAGTCCCCTCGGCGCGAGCGCTGTCGTGCCCGTCGTGGACCTCGAGCCTCGTGGCGAGGCGATCGTGGTGCTGGACCTGCGCGGAGCCGGCGCGCCCGTGCGGACGGAGGCGGTCGTCGAACGCGACGGCGACACCGTGTCGATCACGTGGCCCGACGGTCATAGGTCGCGCACACAGCTGCCGTCGGCATAG
- a CDS encoding LacI family DNA-binding transcriptional regulator, producing MGRAGTMRASVRDVAARAGVSTQTVSRVLNDSPNLRPETRARVEAAIAELGYRVNNAARSLGTSTTRTVGVIASDATLWGPGAGIAALDAAARAADRWLATAYADAADPASVTDAAQRLLAQGVDALVVVAPHTATLPALQEVAGRVPLAALHTGEGAERQRAGAALAVDHLVSLGHHRIARLAGPADWLEATARDEGVDAALAAAGIRPATIWHGDWSAAAGASAAREVAQAVRDADGPTAVAAANDQMALGLIAGLVAEGLRVPEDVSVTGFDDNADAAFYTPSLTTVRVDTAGEARRVVAEALGLPAAVAAAEPVLVARASSAAPRG from the coding sequence ATGGGACGGGCCGGAACGATGCGCGCGAGCGTGCGCGACGTCGCCGCGCGCGCGGGAGTGTCGACGCAGACCGTCTCGCGCGTGCTCAACGACAGTCCGAACCTGCGCCCTGAGACCCGTGCCCGCGTCGAGGCGGCGATCGCCGAACTCGGTTACCGCGTCAACAACGCGGCGCGCTCCCTGGGCACCTCGACGACCCGGACCGTCGGGGTCATCGCCTCCGACGCGACCCTGTGGGGCCCTGGGGCGGGCATCGCCGCGCTCGACGCGGCGGCCCGTGCCGCGGACCGCTGGCTGGCGACGGCCTACGCGGATGCCGCGGACCCGGCATCCGTCACCGACGCCGCCCAGCGACTGCTCGCCCAGGGTGTGGATGCGCTGGTCGTCGTCGCCCCGCACACCGCGACCCTCCCCGCCCTGCAGGAGGTCGCCGGCCGGGTTCCGCTCGCCGCCCTTCACACCGGCGAAGGCGCCGAGCGGCAGCGTGCGGGAGCCGCGCTCGCGGTCGACCACCTCGTCTCACTGGGCCATCATCGGATCGCGCGGCTCGCCGGCCCGGCCGATTGGCTCGAGGCCACGGCCCGCGATGAGGGTGTCGATGCCGCATTGGCGGCCGCCGGCATCCGTCCTGCGACGATCTGGCACGGCGACTGGAGCGCCGCGGCGGGGGCCTCGGCGGCACGCGAGGTCGCGCAGGCCGTGCGCGACGCCGACGGGCCGACGGCGGTCGCGGCGGCGAACGACCAAATGGCGCTCGGCCTCATCGCGGGGCTCGTCGCCGAGGGACTGCGCGTTCCCGAGGACGTGTCGGTCACCGGGTTCGACGACAACGCGGATGCCGCCTTCTACACGCCCTCGCTCACGACGGTGCGCGTGGACACGGCCGGTGAGGCGCGGCGCGTCGTCGCCGAGGCCCTCGGCCTGCCGGCCGCCGTCGCAGCGGCGGAGCCGGTGCTCGTGGCCCGCGCGTCGAGCGCCGCGCCGCGCGGCTGA
- the araA gene encoding L-arabinose isomerase: protein MTLSTSLEQYTVWFVTGSQNLYGEETLRQVAEQSQAVAEGLAGLPVKVEWKPVLKDSDSIRRLALDANADDSVIGVIAWMHTFSPAKMWISGLDALRKPLLHLHTQANVELPWNDIDFDFMNLNQAAHGDREFGYIQTRLGVPRKTVVGHVSNPVVVQQIEDWERAAAGWQAVKTLKLARFGDNMRYVAVTEGDKTEAELQFGVQVNTWGVNELADAVAQASDAQIDALVEEYVASYDVADELLPGAERHQSLRDGAAIEIGLRSFLEAGGFGAFTTSFEDLGALTQLPGLAVQRLMAEGYGFGAEGDWKTAILVRVANVMGSGLPGGASLMEDYTYDLVPGAERILGAHMLEVSPTLTTSKPRLEVHELGIGGKADPVRLVFTADAGPALVVAMSDMRDRFRLVANVVENVHAPDLPKLPVGRAVWKPSPDFATSAACWLAAGAAHHTVMTTAVGIEVFRDFADIAGTELLVIDEHTTVRGFQKELRWNQAYYRLAQGL, encoded by the coding sequence ATGACCCTCTCCACCAGCCTCGAGCAGTACACCGTCTGGTTCGTCACCGGCAGCCAGAACCTCTACGGCGAGGAGACGCTGCGGCAGGTCGCCGAGCAGTCGCAGGCCGTCGCCGAGGGCCTCGCAGGCCTGCCCGTGAAGGTCGAGTGGAAGCCCGTCCTGAAGGACTCGGACTCGATCCGCCGCCTCGCCCTCGACGCGAACGCCGACGACTCGGTCATCGGCGTCATCGCGTGGATGCACACCTTCAGCCCCGCGAAGATGTGGATCTCGGGCCTCGACGCGCTCCGCAAGCCGCTGCTGCACCTGCACACACAGGCGAACGTCGAGCTGCCGTGGAACGACATCGACTTCGACTTCATGAACCTCAACCAGGCCGCGCACGGCGACCGCGAGTTCGGGTACATCCAGACGCGCCTCGGCGTTCCCCGCAAGACTGTGGTCGGTCACGTCTCGAACCCCGTCGTCGTGCAGCAGATCGAGGACTGGGAGCGCGCGGCCGCCGGCTGGCAGGCCGTGAAGACGCTCAAGCTCGCCCGCTTCGGCGACAACATGCGCTACGTCGCCGTCACCGAAGGCGACAAGACCGAGGCCGAACTGCAGTTCGGCGTGCAGGTCAACACGTGGGGCGTGAACGAGTTGGCGGATGCCGTGGCCCAGGCGTCCGATGCGCAGATCGACGCGCTCGTCGAGGAGTACGTCGCCTCGTACGACGTGGCCGACGAGCTGCTCCCCGGCGCGGAGCGGCACCAGTCGCTGCGTGACGGCGCCGCCATCGAGATCGGGCTGCGCTCGTTCCTCGAGGCCGGCGGCTTCGGGGCGTTCACGACGTCGTTCGAGGACCTCGGCGCGCTGACGCAGCTGCCCGGCCTTGCCGTGCAGCGCCTCATGGCCGAGGGCTACGGCTTCGGCGCCGAGGGCGACTGGAAGACGGCGATCCTCGTGCGTGTCGCGAACGTCATGGGGTCGGGTCTGCCCGGCGGAGCGAGCCTCATGGAGGACTACACCTACGACCTCGTGCCCGGTGCCGAGCGGATCCTCGGGGCGCACATGCTCGAGGTCTCGCCGACGCTCACGACCTCGAAGCCGCGCCTCGAGGTGCACGAGCTGGGCATCGGCGGCAAGGCCGACCCCGTGCGCCTGGTGTTCACGGCGGATGCCGGCCCCGCCCTCGTCGTGGCGATGAGCGATATGCGCGACCGGTTCCGCCTCGTCGCGAACGTCGTCGAGAACGTCCATGCGCCCGACCTTCCCAAGCTCCCCGTCGGCCGCGCCGTCTGGAAGCCGTCGCCGGACTTCGCGACCTCGGCCGCCTGCTGGCTCGCCGCCGGCGCCGCGCACCACACCGTCATGACGACGGCCGTGGGCATCGAGGTGTTCCGCGACTTCGCCGACATCGCCGGCACCGAGCTGCTCGTCATCGACGAGCACACGACGGTGCGCGGCTTCCAGAAGGAGCTCCGCTGGAACCAGGCGTACTACCGCCTCGCACAAGGGCTGTAA
- a CDS encoding xylulokinase, whose translation MSAVISSGGAALGIELGSTRIKACLVDASNPTTVLAVGSHEWENALEDGVWTYSEDAIWSGLQAAYAALVADVRHQGAELTDLAAIGVSAMMHGYLAFDAEGNLLVPFRTWRNTSTGAAAAELTDLLGVNIPLRWSIAHLHQAVLDDEAHLASLARINTLAGWVHEKLTDRFALGVGDASGMFPIGTDGGYDRDRVATYDAHAAGFLAGRSLTDLLPEVLPAGADAGTLTPAGAALLDPTGTLRPGAVAALAEGDAGTGMVATNAVSPRTGNVSAGTSIFAMVVLERPLERVHTEIDLVTTPAGDPVAMVHCNNGASELAAWAALFARFAAASGQSLSSDAVYETLLREALEGGSDAGGLLAYNHLSGEPIAGLAEGRPLLVRTPDADFSLANLMRAQVYGVFATLAIGMQTLAAEGVELDAMFAHGGVFRTAGVAQRFLAGALDVPVTVGDTAAEGGAWGMAVLAAYAVAESGTDLAAYLTDHVFAGSASDTATPEPADVAGFADYLARYRDGLAVEAAAVTALPLGGIRSSKNEGTA comes from the coding sequence ATGAGCGCGGTCATCTCCTCGGGTGGCGCCGCCTTGGGCATCGAGCTCGGCTCGACCCGCATCAAAGCGTGCCTCGTCGACGCATCGAACCCGACCACCGTGCTCGCCGTCGGCAGCCACGAGTGGGAGAACGCTCTCGAGGACGGCGTCTGGACCTACTCCGAGGATGCGATCTGGTCGGGCCTGCAGGCCGCCTACGCCGCCCTCGTCGCCGACGTCCGCCACCAGGGCGCCGAACTGACCGACCTCGCCGCGATCGGCGTCTCGGCGATGATGCACGGCTACCTCGCCTTCGACGCCGAGGGGAACCTGCTCGTCCCTTTCCGCACGTGGCGCAACACGTCCACGGGTGCCGCGGCGGCCGAGCTGACGGACCTGCTGGGCGTCAACATCCCGCTCCGCTGGTCGATCGCGCACCTGCACCAGGCGGTGCTCGACGATGAGGCGCATCTCGCTTCTCTCGCGAGGATCAACACCCTCGCCGGGTGGGTCCACGAGAAGCTCACGGACCGGTTCGCACTGGGCGTCGGCGACGCGTCGGGCATGTTCCCGATCGGCACCGACGGCGGCTACGACCGCGACCGCGTCGCCACCTACGACGCGCACGCCGCCGGGTTCCTCGCCGGCCGCAGCCTGACGGACCTGCTGCCCGAGGTGCTCCCCGCAGGGGCGGATGCCGGAACTCTCACCCCCGCAGGCGCCGCCCTGCTCGACCCGACCGGCACTCTGCGCCCTGGCGCGGTCGCCGCTCTCGCCGAGGGCGACGCCGGCACCGGCATGGTCGCCACGAACGCGGTCTCGCCGCGCACCGGCAATGTCAGCGCCGGCACGAGCATCTTCGCGATGGTCGTCCTCGAGCGCCCGCTCGAGCGGGTCCACACCGAGATCGACCTCGTGACGACGCCCGCCGGCGACCCCGTCGCGATGGTGCACTGCAACAACGGCGCGAGCGAGCTCGCCGCCTGGGCGGCGCTGTTCGCGCGGTTCGCCGCGGCATCCGGTCAGTCGCTCTCGTCCGACGCCGTCTACGAGACGCTCCTGCGCGAAGCACTCGAGGGCGGGTCGGATGCCGGTGGTCTCCTCGCCTACAACCACCTGTCGGGCGAGCCGATCGCCGGCCTCGCCGAGGGGCGCCCCCTGCTCGTCCGCACGCCCGACGCGGACTTCTCGCTCGCGAACCTCATGCGCGCACAGGTCTACGGCGTCTTCGCGACGCTCGCGATCGGAATGCAGACGCTCGCCGCCGAGGGTGTCGAGCTCGACGCGATGTTCGCGCACGGCGGCGTCTTCCGCACCGCCGGGGTCGCGCAGCGCTTCCTCGCCGGGGCGCTCGACGTGCCCGTCACGGTCGGCGACACCGCCGCCGAGGGCGGCGCGTGGGGCATGGCCGTGCTCGCCGCGTACGCGGTCGCGGAATCCGGCACGGACCTCGCCGCCTACCTCACCGACCACGTATTCGCGGGGTCGGCCTCCGACACCGCCACCCCCGAGCCGGCCGACGTCGCCGGGTTCGCCGACTACCTCGCGCGCTACCGCGACGGCCTGGCCGTCGAGGCCGCCGCCGTCACCGCACTGCCGCTCGGCGGCATCCGCTCATCGAAGAACGAAGGAACAGCATGA
- a CDS encoding M13 family metallopeptidase has protein sequence MTENTLPSGIDLAELSADVRPQDDLFRYVNGSWLERTEIPEDKARWGSFHLIAEQAERDVKTIIEESTDAEPGTETRKIGDLYASFMDTDAIEERGADAIAPQLALVDRVTGIPSFLSTAGSLEREGVSGVFGTYIEPDPGNPQRYVMFLVQGGLSLPDESYYRLENFEKTRTAFRAYVAKVFTLAGVDDADAQADRVVALETEIASHHWDNVRSRDAVATYNLMSWDAAVQLTGVDLAPWRDAVAPGKAGVIEEVDVNQPSFFEGLGTLLAEDRLEDWKAWLRLQIIRASAPFLSTAFVDANFAFYGTEMTGVPVNRERWKRGVSLVEAALGEAVGKVYVERHFPPRAKEEMDVLVDNLIEAYRQSISSLEWMTPATRERALEKLEAFTPKVGYPVTWKDYSDLEIEASDLIGNVRRSNAWQHDQQIAKLGAPIDRDEWFMTPQTVNAYYNPLMNEIVFPAAILQHPFFDLERDPAANYGGIGAVIGHEIGHGFDDQGSAFDGTGALNDWWTDEDRAAFTERTKTLIEQYNALVPQGLSTDHTVNGALTIGENIGDLGGLGIAIKAYRLHLKATGSTDADGPVIDGLTGIQRLLLSWGQIWQQKGRDAETIRLLTIDPHSPNEFRCNQIVRNIDEFYAAFEVTEADALWLDQDKRVTIW, from the coding sequence ATGACCGAGAACACCCTTCCCTCCGGCATCGACCTCGCCGAGCTCAGTGCCGACGTCCGGCCGCAGGACGACCTGTTCCGCTACGTCAACGGCTCGTGGCTCGAGCGCACCGAGATCCCCGAGGACAAGGCGCGGTGGGGGTCGTTCCACCTCATCGCCGAGCAGGCCGAGCGCGACGTCAAGACGATCATCGAGGAGTCGACGGATGCCGAGCCGGGCACCGAGACCCGCAAGATCGGCGACCTCTACGCGAGCTTCATGGACACCGATGCGATCGAGGAGCGTGGCGCCGACGCCATCGCGCCCCAGCTCGCGCTCGTCGACCGGGTCACCGGCATCCCGAGCTTCCTGAGCACCGCCGGGTCGCTGGAGCGAGAGGGTGTTTCGGGTGTCTTCGGCACCTACATCGAGCCCGACCCGGGCAACCCGCAGCGCTACGTGATGTTCCTCGTGCAGGGCGGGCTGTCGCTCCCCGACGAGAGCTACTACCGCCTCGAGAACTTCGAGAAGACGCGCACCGCGTTCCGTGCGTACGTCGCCAAGGTCTTCACGCTCGCGGGCGTCGACGACGCCGACGCGCAGGCCGATCGCGTCGTCGCGCTCGAGACCGAGATCGCGTCCCACCACTGGGACAACGTGCGCAGCCGTGACGCCGTCGCGACCTACAACCTGATGAGCTGGGATGCCGCGGTGCAGCTCACGGGCGTCGACCTCGCTCCGTGGCGCGACGCCGTCGCGCCCGGCAAGGCGGGCGTCATCGAGGAGGTCGACGTCAACCAGCCGAGCTTCTTCGAGGGCCTCGGCACACTGCTCGCAGAGGATCGCCTCGAGGACTGGAAGGCGTGGCTGCGCCTGCAGATCATCCGGGCATCGGCGCCCTTCCTGTCGACGGCGTTCGTCGACGCGAACTTCGCGTTCTACGGCACCGAGATGACCGGCGTGCCCGTCAACCGCGAGCGCTGGAAGCGCGGTGTCTCGCTCGTCGAGGCCGCCCTCGGCGAGGCGGTCGGCAAGGTCTACGTCGAGCGTCACTTCCCGCCGCGCGCGAAGGAGGAGATGGACGTCCTCGTCGACAACCTCATCGAGGCCTACCGGCAGTCGATCTCGTCGCTCGAGTGGATGACGCCGGCGACGCGCGAGCGTGCGCTCGAGAAGCTCGAGGCGTTCACCCCGAAGGTCGGCTACCCGGTGACCTGGAAGGACTACTCGGACCTCGAGATCGAGGCATCCGACCTCATCGGCAACGTCCGCCGCTCGAACGCGTGGCAGCACGACCAGCAGATCGCGAAGCTCGGGGCGCCCATCGATCGTGACGAATGGTTCATGACCCCGCAGACGGTCAACGCCTACTACAACCCGCTCATGAACGAGATCGTCTTCCCCGCCGCGATCCTGCAGCACCCGTTCTTCGACCTGGAGCGCGACCCGGCTGCGAACTACGGCGGCATCGGCGCGGTGATCGGTCACGAGATCGGGCACGGCTTCGACGACCAGGGGAGCGCGTTCGACGGCACCGGTGCGCTCAACGACTGGTGGACCGACGAGGACCGCGCCGCGTTCACCGAGCGCACCAAGACGCTCATCGAGCAGTACAACGCGCTCGTGCCGCAGGGGCTGTCCACGGACCACACCGTCAACGGCGCCCTCACGATCGGCGAGAACATCGGCGACCTGGGCGGCCTCGGCATCGCGATCAAGGCGTACCGGCTGCACCTGAAGGCGACCGGGTCGACGGATGCCGACGGTCCCGTCATCGACGGACTCACCGGCATCCAGCGTCTGCTGCTCAGCTGGGGGCAGATCTGGCAGCAGAAGGGGCGCGACGCCGAGACGATCCGTCTGCTGACGATCGACCCGCACTCGCCGAACGAGTTCCGCTGCAACCAGATCGTCCGCAACATCGACGAGTTCTACGCCGCCTTCGAGGTGACCGAGGCCGACGCGCTCTGGCTCGATCAGGACAAGCGCGTCACCATCTGGTGA
- a CDS encoding L-ribulose-5-phosphate 4-epimerase, with translation MTDLDEAIAAVRADVAALHAELVRYGLVVWTGGNVSGRVPSADLFVIKPSGVSYDDLAPENMILCDLDGNVVPGTPGSERSPSSDTAAHAYVYRNMPGVGGVVHTHSPYAVAWAARGEEIPCVITGMADEFGGPIPVGPFAIIGDDSIGRGIVETLSGHRSRAVLMQNHGPFTIGVSAKDAVKAAVMCEDAARTVHFARQGGELIPIPQDKIDALYNRYQNVYGQSTDARR, from the coding sequence ATGACCGATCTCGATGAGGCGATCGCCGCCGTTCGCGCGGACGTGGCCGCTCTCCACGCTGAACTCGTCCGCTACGGCCTGGTCGTCTGGACCGGCGGCAACGTCTCGGGCCGCGTGCCGAGCGCCGACCTGTTCGTCATCAAGCCGTCGGGCGTCTCGTACGACGACCTCGCGCCCGAGAACATGATCCTCTGCGACCTCGACGGCAACGTCGTCCCGGGCACCCCCGGCAGCGAGCGCTCGCCCTCGAGCGACACCGCCGCGCACGCCTACGTCTACCGGAACATGCCGGGCGTCGGCGGCGTCGTGCACACCCACTCCCCCTACGCCGTCGCCTGGGCGGCGCGGGGCGAGGAGATCCCCTGCGTCATCACCGGCATGGCCGACGAGTTCGGCGGCCCGATCCCGGTCGGACCGTTCGCGATCATCGGCGACGACTCGATCGGCCGCGGCATCGTCGAGACCTTGAGCGGTCACCGCTCCCGCGCCGTCCTGATGCAGAACCACGGGCCGTTCACGATCGGCGTCAGCGCGAAGGATGCCGTCAAAGCCGCCGTCATGTGCGAGGACGCCGCCCGCACCGTCCACTTCGCCCGGCAGGGCGGCGAGTTGATCCCCATCCCGCAGGACAAGATCGACGCCCTCTACAACCGGTACCAGAACGTGTACGGCCAGAGCACGGACGCCCGCCGATGA
- a CDS encoding alpha/beta fold hydrolase → MRLLQRLALGRFYARLPEWVRIVVAGAAVVLGVVIVIRPTTALGVLAWLIGGGMVLTGVLDLTGRDGDKQRPRWRTVTGGAWVVGGLIVLLTPGLTVRVVATLVGILLLAAGAAGLVAVFAKGRTLDARIADAAFSISGVIFGVLALFWPDITLLVVAVVFGARLIMSGVTDLWTRLRRRRDTEAERRHEPRRFRRWGRTVTALVSVALAVTTALVTVPLREGSTVVDDFYAAPRDMPGEPGRLVRAEAFTAGIPVTATAWRILYTTTGVDGAVRVASGVVVVPKEGDGQWPVVDWNHGTTGFSESCAPSLQPRGLWSGALYILPTIIRQGWAVVATDYIGLGTEGPHPYLIGPPSATASLDAVRAARELQDADLGTRTVIWGHSQGGAAALWAGSMAREYAPELYVQGVAALAPASDPPALVQNISSVTGGSIFASYAFAAFSSIYDDVSYDQYVRPGADTVLRQMSERCLSDPSIVVSVAASLGMIGDPRLFSEPPASGPLGEHLRDNAAPLRQNAPVLLAHGGADSVIPVATQTAFAKRMCAAGQVVDYRIYDGYEHAAVVERPSPLLDELIDWTAARFAGEPGPEKCSTTRE, encoded by the coding sequence ATGCGGCTGCTGCAGCGACTCGCGCTTGGACGCTTCTACGCGCGCCTGCCCGAGTGGGTCCGCATCGTGGTGGCGGGGGCCGCCGTGGTCCTCGGCGTCGTCATCGTCATCCGGCCGACGACCGCGCTCGGCGTGCTCGCCTGGCTCATCGGCGGCGGCATGGTCCTGACGGGCGTGCTCGATCTCACCGGCCGCGACGGCGACAAGCAGCGCCCCCGCTGGCGCACGGTCACCGGGGGAGCGTGGGTGGTCGGCGGGCTCATCGTGCTCCTCACCCCGGGGCTGACGGTCCGCGTCGTCGCGACGCTCGTCGGCATCCTTCTGCTTGCGGCGGGTGCAGCGGGCCTCGTCGCCGTGTTCGCCAAGGGGCGCACGCTCGACGCCCGTATCGCGGATGCCGCGTTCTCGATCTCCGGCGTGATCTTCGGCGTCCTGGCACTCTTCTGGCCCGACATCACCCTGCTCGTCGTGGCTGTGGTCTTCGGAGCGCGTCTCATCATGAGCGGGGTCACCGACCTGTGGACCCGCCTGCGCCGCCGTCGTGATACCGAGGCGGAGCGTCGCCACGAGCCGAGGCGGTTCCGCCGGTGGGGGCGCACCGTGACGGCGCTCGTGTCGGTGGCGCTCGCGGTGACGACGGCGCTCGTGACGGTGCCGCTGCGCGAAGGCTCGACCGTCGTCGACGACTTCTACGCCGCGCCCCGTGACATGCCGGGGGAGCCCGGACGGCTCGTCCGCGCCGAAGCGTTCACCGCCGGCATCCCCGTCACGGCGACCGCCTGGCGGATCCTCTACACGACGACCGGTGTCGACGGCGCGGTGCGCGTGGCCAGCGGCGTGGTCGTGGTGCCGAAGGAGGGCGACGGGCAGTGGCCGGTCGTCGACTGGAACCACGGCACGACCGGGTTCTCGGAGAGCTGCGCGCCGTCGCTGCAGCCGCGAGGGCTCTGGTCGGGTGCGCTGTACATCCTGCCGACGATCATCCGGCAGGGGTGGGCGGTCGTCGCGACCGACTACATCGGCCTGGGCACGGAGGGCCCGCACCCCTACCTGATCGGACCGCCCAGCGCGACGGCGTCGCTCGACGCGGTGCGCGCTGCGCGGGAGCTGCAGGATGCCGACCTCGGCACCCGCACGGTCATCTGGGGGCACTCGCAGGGCGGTGCTGCCGCGCTCTGGGCGGGCTCGATGGCGCGCGAGTACGCGCCGGAGCTGTACGTGCAGGGCGTCGCGGCGCTCGCGCCGGCGAGCGATCCGCCCGCACTCGTGCAGAACATCTCGAGCGTGACCGGTGGCAGCATCTTCGCCTCGTACGCGTTCGCGGCGTTCTCGTCGATCTACGACGACGTCTCGTACGACCAGTACGTGCGACCCGGCGCCGACACCGTGCTCAGGCAGATGTCGGAACGGTGCCTGTCCGATCCGTCGATCGTCGTCTCGGTCGCGGCGTCGCTCGGCATGATCGGCGACCCACGGCTGTTCTCCGAGCCTCCGGCATCCGGTCCCCTCGGCGAGCACCTGCGGGACAATGCGGCACCGCTCCGGCAGAACGCGCCCGTCCTGCTCGCGCACGGCGGGGCGGACAGCGTGATCCCCGTCGCGACGCAGACCGCGTTCGCGAAGCGGATGTGCGCGGCGGGTCAGGTCGTCGACTACCGCATCTACGACGGGTACGAGCATGCGGCGGTCGTCGAGCGGCCGTCGCCCCTGCTCGATGAGCTCATCGACTGGACGGCGGCCCGGTTCGCCGGCGAGCCGGGACCGGAGAAGTGCTCGACCACGAGGGAATGA